From the Microtus ochrogaster isolate Prairie Vole_2 chromosome 8, MicOch1.0, whole genome shotgun sequence genome, the window GTCCCTTGATGGCAGGTGCTGCCTGCTCAGAGCTGTCACCATCCGGAGGGAACTGGCCATGAATAGCAATGCATGGTTCATCATGCTGTGCGAATATAGACTAGGAAGGGGTGTAAAGAATGCTAGGGCCTCTAGGAACTCTTCCTGGGGAGATTTCCTGGGAAGGGGCCACTTAGTCTAAAGCCAGAAGGAAAGGGGgcaaaaagaaaaccagggagCAACAGGGACAGCCAGTGCACCCGCGGCAGGGCAGGGCTTGAAGTAAGAAAAGTGGGTTAGTagggtcatatggtagttctatttttagtgtgttttgcttttgttttttaatgaatggCTGATTTCTGTGGTGGCTGGGCGAATTTGCATTCCCAATTTGCATTGCGAAGTGACTGTGGTCACATGTCCTACCTGCCACCTTTCTCCCTTGAGGGTTTTGCTCTCTGGAGGGGCCTGTTCCAGGGGAGAGAGGAACTTAGTTCTTTTTGAGTGCTGTGAGGGGAGAGGGGCATAGCCGGGTGTGTGTACTTAGTTCCTCAAGGGGTGTTGCAATCAAGCCCAGGGAATCACACTAAGCAAACATTCTACTGTGGTGCCTCCATATTTTTTGCAGTATATGAAGGTCCTCTTATCCCCATATCTTTGACAACATGCTATTTTCATTGTGATAGCCGTTCTGATCGGAGTGACGAGGGATTTCAGCATAGTTTAACATACGCCATGGACATCTGCACATTCATGTTTGCTTCAGCACTGCCCACAATGCTCAAGTTATGGAATCATCCTAGACACCCATCAAGAGATAAGgagataaaggaaaacatgatgCTGGTATATATGCACAGTGGAGTTCAGCCATGAAGACTGAAGTTGTGTTGTTAGCAACCAGAGATCAGCATAGgaaacaaaataagccagactcggAAAGACAAACAGCGTATTTCCTCTCGTTTGTAGATCCTACACATTTAGAGATACATAAAactttatatgtatacataaagctttcgtgtatgtatgtgagtgtgagtgtataATGTTATACGGAgctgagggaaagaaggagagcaACAGGAGCAGAGCGATGAtaaggggggaagaggagagtaAGAGGGTGAGCAAGGTCAAATATATGGCAAACTTGAAACCCAACATTACATGTAATCTACATACCTATAGATACTATGTATGTATGAAGGTAGGTAGGtagtaggtatgtatgtatgtatgtatgtatgtgtgttgggggaggagtCAAAAGAGGACATCAAGTGTCTGCTCTATACCTCTCCATgtcctgtcctgtaactctgcACCTtagagccagggtctctcactgaacttgaagccaGGCTGGTGGCCATCCAATCCcagccttcctcctgcctctactcccctacaccactgggattacaggctcccCATGGCCACACCCAGCATTTTACTAAAgggtggtgatattttgtttctgctctaacaaataaagcttgtctggagatcagagaagcagagcagtcagccgcTTGTTCTCACTTCTCCTCCAACCGAATGAGGTAGCCTAtctctctacaagtcctcagacggaatgccttgagctcctgtctcctcccacttactttcctctctctgcccagtcatatcccttcctgtctccacctccctagtgttgggattaaacgcatgtgactcccaagtgctggagttaaaagcgtgagccaccaccacctggctctatttcCCTTTTAGACTGGATCGATCTCGTATAGCCCAGAATGTCTCTAGACAAGCTTATTAGagtttgttaaagcacaaacaaaatatccccaCACTaaagttctcatgcttgcacagagagtgctcttacccactgaaccatctcttcagttcaaagaattttcaagaaagaaagaagtggccAGCATGACTGCATTCATGAGAGCAAGTAAGGTAAGGAGTCCCTGTGATAAAACTGGCCCTGACTCAGCAGGACCTTGGAGATCTGGCAAGGAATTAGGAGCTCCACTTGACTGGATTCACTACGGTCTTCATAACCCCTCCAGCAAGGGGTCAAAGGCTTGGGAAGCAGGCCCTAAGCCCCTCAGGAATTCTCCCCGAAAGGCAGCCCCCACACTGGATGGTCTTCTCGATGAAGAAGCACCTAGGACATCAGTGTTACAGACTCTtggtgtgtttgcacatgtgtttcCATGGAGGAAGTCACCCTCAGTATCAGCAGCATCCCTCTGCGTACCTGAAGAGCActaaggggaaaaggagaaaacctgCAGTTCAGGGGTCTTCCCTGCTTATATGTGCTGCCTACCATAATGGACTGAAACTTCCAGAAACGGTGGACCAAACCCTTCAGCTTCTCTAGGGTCTTCTGTCACAGTGATTAGCACACCCACTATAGCCATGATCTCCTTTTCTGCCCAAGCTGGTCATTGCCACCAATGTGACTAACTGCTGTCAGAGAGGCATTGttctcccacccctccctccctgccccccacccgCCTCACAGCTGCCATCACCATGGGAACCAAGCTGGCCAATGAGAACAAACACTAAGACACCTCTCCCCAGACAGGCCACCAGCAACATTCAGAGGCTTCCAGGGCCCTCTCCTGGATAAACCAATCTCACTGCCCCCCGCCATTAAGGCGGAAAAGGGGGGTTCCTCTGTCTGGAATGCTCAAGAGCAAAGGCCAAGCTCCTCGTTACCCAGCTTAGAGCTCCAACCACATGTGGGGTCCAGCCATGCAGCAACCATTCAGAAGCCTTTAAGGATTGTCTACAGCACCTTGGACACACCCCACAGCCTTGAGAGCCTCAAGAAGAGCACACAGCACCTCAAGTCAGAAACATGCAGTATCTCCACCCTGTCGAGCAGCGGCTACGCAGCCGATGAGGAGAgcagcaaggccagcctggtgaaca encodes:
- the C8H16orf82 gene encoding LOW QUALITY PROTEIN: protein TNT (The sequence of the model RefSeq protein was modified relative to this genomic sequence to represent the inferred CDS: inserted 2 bases in 1 codon), which produces MRTNTKTPLPXDRPPATFRGFQGPLLDKPISLPPAIKAEKGGSSVWNAQEQRPSSSLPSLELQPHVGSSHAATIQKPLRIVYSTLDTPHSLESLKKSTQHLKSETCSISTLSSSGYAADEESSKASLVNSKRTVRLSKRLTTQVDSTQSSELLLTSSPRALKIRRRNSGGQGTQQAGGEK